The Rhodohalobacter sp. SW132 genome has a segment encoding these proteins:
- a CDS encoding glycosyltransferase family 2 protein, translated as MNNSFSIIIVSWNGLHYLKEFLPSVAESEYENFEIILADNSSNDGSAEWINRECPQCKVVKFDQNYGYCGGNNRAVPYATGDILIFLNNDVRVDPHWLKHLNRSFADPQTAIVQPKILSHENPEYFEYAGAAGGMIDRLGYPFCRGRLFENTELDTGQYDDDAPIFWASGAALAIRKEVFNDLGGFDEDFEFHMEEIDLCWRAWRDGYTTRFQHKSVVYHLGGGSMPMGSPRKVYYNYRNSLIMLTKNLNSSLFITIFIRLCLDGVAGIRSILSLNPKETLAIIRAHFAFYRRLPSSLKKRSAVQKKRSAKNSIQVPIYTNLVIFDFFLKRKTQFSELPADKFGMDID; from the coding sequence ATGAATAACTCTTTCAGCATCATTATCGTCTCCTGGAATGGGCTGCATTACCTTAAAGAATTTTTACCTTCTGTTGCCGAATCTGAATATGAGAATTTTGAGATTATCCTTGCCGATAATTCCTCCAATGATGGGAGTGCTGAGTGGATAAACAGAGAGTGTCCACAGTGCAAAGTTGTGAAATTTGATCAAAATTACGGGTATTGCGGCGGAAACAACCGCGCTGTTCCGTATGCAACGGGTGATATACTGATTTTTTTAAACAATGATGTCCGGGTTGATCCGCACTGGCTTAAACATCTGAACCGTTCATTCGCTGATCCACAAACTGCCATTGTTCAACCTAAAATATTATCCCACGAAAATCCTGAATATTTTGAATATGCAGGCGCTGCAGGCGGAATGATCGACCGGCTTGGATACCCGTTTTGCAGGGGCCGATTGTTTGAAAATACTGAACTCGACACAGGACAATATGATGATGATGCCCCGATTTTCTGGGCCAGCGGCGCGGCATTAGCCATCCGAAAAGAGGTCTTCAATGACCTGGGTGGATTCGATGAGGATTTTGAGTTTCATATGGAAGAGATCGACCTTTGCTGGAGAGCATGGAGAGACGGTTATACCACCCGTTTTCAGCACAAAAGTGTCGTATATCATCTCGGGGGCGGTTCAATGCCGATGGGATCTCCCCGAAAAGTGTATTACAACTACCGAAACAGTTTAATCATGCTCACAAAAAATCTCAATTCATCTCTTTTCATAACGATTTTTATTCGCCTCTGTCTTGATGGTGTTGCCGGTATACGATCCATACTCTCCTTAAATCCAAAAGAAACACTGGCTATCATCCGGGCGCATTTTGCATTTTATAGACGTCTTCCCTCATCTCTGAAAAAAAGGTCAGCTGTTCAAAAGAAAAGAAGTGCCAAAAATTCAATCCAGGTGCCAATTTATACCAATCTGGTAATTTTTGATTTTTTTCTGAAAAGGAAAACACAATTTTCCGAACTCCCTGCGGATAAGTTCGGAATGGATATTGATTAG
- a CDS encoding metallophosphoesterase, translating to MKIGLLSDTHNYLDPRIAEYFSGCDEIWHAGDFGSIGIAEELQKVAPVYGVYGNIDGDDIRKEYPLHQRFNREGINVWMTHIGGLPGRYCLPIKDEIENNPPDLFICGHSHILKIARDQSLNKMLYVNPGAAGKHGFHLYRTVVRFEITFGQVKNMEVINMGKVGEK from the coding sequence ATGAAGATAGGGCTATTATCGGATACTCATAACTATTTGGATCCCCGAATTGCGGAATATTTCTCCGGGTGCGATGAAATTTGGCACGCCGGGGATTTTGGATCTATCGGAATTGCCGAAGAGCTGCAGAAGGTAGCCCCGGTTTATGGCGTATATGGCAATATTGATGGTGATGACATCCGGAAAGAGTATCCGCTCCACCAAAGGTTTAACCGTGAGGGTATTAATGTTTGGATGACTCATATTGGCGGGCTGCCCGGACGGTATTGCCTGCCTATTAAAGATGAAATTGAGAACAATCCCCCGGATCTCTTCATTTGCGGCCACTCACATATTCTGAAGATTGCCAGAGATCAATCGCTCAACAAAATGCTCTATGTGAACCCTGGAGCTGCCGGTAAACACGGTTTTCACTTATACAGAACAGTGGTTCGGTTTGAAATTACGTTCGGACAGGTGAAAAATATGGAAGTCATCAACATGGGGAAAGTGGGGGAGAAGTAG
- a CDS encoding lycopene cyclase family protein, with protein sequence MSDQSSFDIIIAGAGASGLSLLWNLLQSDVLNRKKILLLDQSLVPANDKTWCFWEKASLPGQELIHHTWPTLQVRAFDDIFSEKLDCYQYHCIRSIDYSTSILQLAASHPSVTCLETSITGFKSAETHSIVHTTNGDYSAEWIFQSAVKPKNFHSLPVDISLKQHFMGVEIETREPVFDPDTAMLMDFDTSQAEGVTFFYVLPFTQTKALVEYTFFTENVLTEDQYMRGIRAYLHNRYELSDNHYTILRTELGSIPMEDRRYPAWHTDRVMNIGTVGGLTKPSTGYTFTRIQRHSKSLVRALENGDPLPEANRSDYRFRVYDMMLLYLLKSDPSICKKIFHDLFQKNSFDKILRFLEEDTRVPHELSIFSSLPYTPFFKAIYQMKHRIFTGA encoded by the coding sequence ATGTCTGATCAATCATCATTTGATATCATTATTGCAGGTGCCGGAGCTTCAGGACTCAGTCTGCTCTGGAATCTGCTGCAATCTGATGTATTGAACCGGAAAAAAATCCTGCTTCTTGACCAATCACTTGTACCTGCAAATGATAAAACATGGTGTTTTTGGGAAAAAGCCTCACTCCCCGGTCAGGAGTTGATTCATCACACATGGCCGACACTTCAGGTTCGGGCATTTGATGACATTTTCAGCGAGAAGCTGGATTGCTACCAATATCACTGTATTCGAAGTATCGATTACTCAACTTCTATTCTGCAGCTTGCAGCCTCTCACCCCTCTGTTACCTGTCTTGAAACATCAATAACCGGATTTAAATCCGCGGAAACCCATTCAATTGTACATACAACTAATGGTGACTATTCTGCGGAATGGATTTTTCAAAGCGCTGTTAAACCAAAAAATTTCCATTCCCTCCCGGTGGATATCAGCCTGAAACAGCATTTTATGGGAGTAGAAATTGAGACGAGGGAACCCGTTTTTGATCCGGATACAGCGATGCTCATGGATTTTGACACCTCACAGGCTGAGGGCGTCACCTTTTTTTACGTGCTTCCATTCACGCAGACTAAAGCACTTGTAGAGTATACTTTCTTCACGGAAAATGTACTCACTGAAGATCAATATATGAGAGGAATCCGGGCCTACCTGCACAACCGTTATGAGTTATCTGACAACCATTACACCATATTACGAACCGAGCTGGGTTCAATCCCAATGGAAGATCGCCGTTATCCTGCATGGCACACTGACAGGGTTATGAATATCGGAACGGTAGGCGGGCTTACAAAACCATCTACCGGATACACATTTACCCGAATTCAGCGACATTCAAAATCCCTCGTTCGTGCTCTTGAAAATGGAGATCCACTGCCTGAAGCAAACCGGTCAGACTATCGGTTCCGGGTATATGATATGATGCTCCTTTACCTGCTAAAATCAGATCCTTCAATCTGCAAAAAAATATTTCATGATCTGTTTCAAAAAAACAGCTTCGATAAAATTCTACGATTTCTTGAGGAAGATACCCGTGTCCCGCACGAGCTTTCGATTTTCTCCTCTCTCCCCTACACCCCATTTTTCAAAGCGATTTATCAAATGAAACATCGCATTTTTACAGGAGCCTGA